From the genome of Hymenobacter sp. PAMC 26628, one region includes:
- a CDS encoding amidohydrolase family protein, whose amino-acid sequence MRYFLSNRFCQLVLAVGIGTLLNGCGSQNAETRIVDPPTVTGGQLLLTGVTVVDTHDGHLSPNMSVLLGGGKIISLTPTGPTPPAGAGAAKVIDARGKFVVPGYLEMHAHPLISRDVPGSLALFLANGITGFRQMNGTPELLEKRRNGTLRLGPDAPELLAMPGEVLNPLNAGSPEAVVQEVRKQKAEGADFIKVVTVSVPTFFTAQAEAKRLGLPFVGHLPEGVPVQQASRGGMKSIEHLGPNDGLLVACSTEEGRLEQEIARLPPVKGPPVKIPFADKLLADKLERIIINPLVPTPPADFARLQRAIDTYSDAKDRQLAAQLVADGTWQVPTLIRLRTMELGDAPEYVNDPNQRYIPAVTAKKWHEVGQDFTQKLTPAFKATYRNLYALQLRLAKLFEETHVPMLAGSDFGGGWLVPGFSLHQEFDELQKAGLAPLTVLQMTTLNGAKFLNRTADTGSVEPGKNANLVLLDANPLADVQNLHRICAVVRAGRYYAHADLENLKQQVATRQAAGRRQATFLLPK is encoded by the coding sequence ATGCGTTATTTCCTTAGTAACCGCTTTTGCCAACTAGTGCTAGCCGTGGGCATAGGCACCCTGCTGAACGGCTGCGGCAGTCAAAACGCCGAAACCAGAATAGTGGACCCACCCACGGTGACGGGCGGGCAGCTCCTGCTCACCGGCGTCACGGTCGTGGATACCCACGACGGCCACCTCAGCCCCAACATGAGCGTGCTGCTGGGCGGCGGCAAGATTATCAGCCTCACGCCCACCGGCCCTACCCCCCCGGCGGGCGCGGGCGCGGCCAAGGTGATTGACGCGCGCGGCAAGTTCGTGGTGCCGGGCTACCTCGAAATGCACGCCCATCCGCTCATCTCGCGCGACGTGCCGGGCAGCCTGGCGCTGTTTTTGGCCAACGGCATCACCGGCTTCCGGCAGATGAACGGCACGCCCGAGCTGCTCGAAAAGCGGCGGAACGGCACGCTGCGCCTGGGCCCCGACGCGCCCGAGCTGCTGGCCATGCCGGGCGAAGTGCTGAACCCGCTCAACGCGGGCTCGCCCGAGGCGGTAGTGCAGGAAGTGCGGAAGCAGAAAGCCGAGGGGGCCGATTTTATTAAAGTAGTGACGGTGAGCGTGCCCACGTTCTTCACGGCGCAGGCCGAGGCCAAGCGCCTGGGGCTGCCCTTTGTGGGCCACCTGCCCGAGGGCGTGCCGGTACAGCAGGCCTCGCGGGGCGGTATGAAGTCCATCGAACACTTGGGCCCCAACGACGGCCTGCTGGTGGCATGCTCCACCGAAGAGGGCCGGCTGGAACAGGAAATTGCCCGCCTACCCCCGGTGAAGGGCCCACCGGTGAAAATTCCCTTCGCCGATAAGCTACTGGCCGACAAGCTGGAGCGCATCATCATCAACCCGCTCGTGCCCACCCCGCCGGCCGACTTTGCCCGGCTGCAACGCGCCATCGATACCTACAGCGACGCGAAAGATCGGCAACTCGCCGCGCAGCTCGTGGCCGACGGCACCTGGCAGGTGCCCACCCTCATCCGCCTGCGAACGATGGAGCTGGGCGACGCCCCCGAGTACGTCAACGACCCCAACCAGCGCTACATCCCGGCCGTTACGGCTAAGAAGTGGCACGAGGTGGGCCAGGATTTCACCCAAAAGCTGACGCCGGCCTTCAAGGCCACTTACCGCAACTTGTACGCCCTGCAATTGCGGCTGGCCAAGCTCTTCGAGGAAACCCACGTGCCGATGCTGGCCGGGAGCGACTTTGGCGGGGGCTGGCTGGTGCCGGGCTTTTCACTGCACCAGGAGTTTGACGAGCTGCAAAAAGCCGGGCTGGCCCCGCTCACCGTGCTGCAAATGACCACCTTAAACGGGGCCAAATTTCTGAACCGCACCGCCGACACGGGCAGCGTGGAGCCGGGCAAAAACGCCAACCTCGTGCTGCTCGACGCCAACCCGCTGGCCGACGTGCAGAACCTGCACCGCATCTGCGCCGTAGTGCGCGCCGGCCGCTACTACGCCCACGCCGACCTGGAGAACCTCAAGCAGCAGGTGGCTACCCGGCAGGCGGCGGGGCGGCGGCAGGCAACCTTTTTACTGCCTAAATGA
- a CDS encoding IS3 family transposase, whose amino-acid sequence MKRFTFIALHVHCWPVRQQCQLLGVSPSGYHARCKRAPASAAEQALPAWQVAAQRVFTTHAGRYGQRRLRAQLRREGHEVGRQRLRGWLSASGLRALSTRTSTRPPRTTQADPQAVAAANKLATWPAATAPNQIWVGDITYLALATGQWAYLACWRDAFSRRVVGWHVSESLHTDLILTTFNRAVAVCQPPPGLLVHADRGSQYTSDAFTQLLNRTQAIASLSRPGNPYDNALAESGWSTLKTELLPRGACFADREEARLELAEYLDHYDNTQRLHSALGYCTPLKIELH is encoded by the coding sequence ATGAAACGCTTCACCTTCATTGCCTTACATGTCCATTGCTGGCCCGTACGGCAGCAGTGCCAGCTGCTAGGCGTTAGTCCCAGCGGGTACCACGCGCGGTGCAAGCGGGCACCCGCGTCGGCGGCCGAGCAAGCGCTTCCTGCTTGGCAAGTGGCGGCCCAGCGCGTGTTTACCACCCACGCCGGCCGCTACGGTCAGCGCCGACTACGGGCCCAGCTGCGCCGCGAAGGCCATGAAGTAGGCCGGCAGCGGCTGCGCGGTTGGCTCAGCGCCAGCGGCTTACGCGCGCTCAGTACTCGCACCAGCACGCGGCCCCCACGCACTACCCAGGCCGACCCGCAAGCCGTAGCTGCTGCTAACAAGCTAGCTACCTGGCCCGCCGCCACGGCCCCGAATCAAATCTGGGTCGGCGACATCACCTACCTGGCCCTGGCCACGGGGCAGTGGGCGTACCTGGCCTGCTGGCGCGATGCCTTTTCCCGGCGCGTGGTGGGCTGGCACGTGAGCGAGTCGCTGCACACGGACCTGATTTTGACTACTTTTAACCGGGCCGTAGCTGTCTGCCAGCCCCCACCGGGCCTGCTTGTGCACGCCGACCGCGGTAGCCAGTACACCAGCGACGCCTTTACTCAGCTGCTGAACCGCACGCAGGCCATTGCCAGCCTGAGCCGGCCCGGCAATCCCTACGACAACGCCTTGGCTGAGAGCGGCTGGAGCACGCTCAAAACCGAACTGCTGCCCCGCGGGGCCTGCTTTGCCGACCGGGAGGAAGCCCGTCTCGAACTAGCCGAATACCTCGACCACTACGACAACACCCAGCGCCTGCACTCGGCCCTGGGCTACTGCACCCCGCTCAAAATCGAACTCCACTAG
- a CDS encoding helix-turn-helix domain-containing protein: MAKYYVLALRAEEQASLTELVQQRRVASARLVRAQCLLAVATNGLNWSDTQTSQAYGVSTRTLERLRQRACEAGVEAALLGQPRQQWPASKYTGEVEAHLAAAACSTPPEGYAHWTLRLLAAHLVTLQVLPEASPAMVGRVLKKMRYSPGSDRCG; the protein is encoded by the coding sequence ATGGCGAAGTATTATGTCTTAGCGCTGAGGGCCGAAGAACAGGCCTCGCTAACGGAACTCGTGCAGCAGCGGCGCGTGGCCAGCGCCCGGCTTGTGCGGGCTCAGTGCCTGTTGGCCGTAGCTACAAACGGCTTGAACTGGAGCGACACCCAGACTAGCCAAGCCTACGGCGTGAGTACGCGCACCCTGGAGCGCCTGCGCCAACGCGCCTGCGAGGCGGGCGTGGAGGCCGCCCTGCTGGGGCAGCCCCGCCAGCAGTGGCCGGCCAGTAAGTACACCGGGGAGGTGGAGGCGCACCTGGCCGCGGCGGCCTGCTCCACCCCGCCCGAAGGGTACGCCCACTGGACATTGCGCTTGTTGGCCGCTCACCTGGTCACGCTGCAGGTGCTGCCCGAGGCCAGCCCGGCGATGGTGGGGCGGGTACTAAAAAAAATGCGTTACAGCCCTGGAAGCGACAGATGTGGGTGA
- a CDS encoding IS630 family transposase gives MWVIPPAQNAAFVCAMERVLDVYQRPYDPAQPVVCLDESPKQLLRESRVPLPLPDGSTRYDCEYHRQGVAQVYMLHEPLAGRRRVQVEDRHDRLTFARAVARLLEEDYAQATRVTLVLDNLSAHQPAAFYEIFDPVRAHALLQRVEFVFTPKHGSWLNMAEIEFAALLTHGLPQRVPDRPTLEAHCYAWQLARNQLGAPTNWQFTTEKARIKLKRLYPTTG, from the coding sequence ATGTGGGTGATTCCACCCGCTCAGAACGCGGCCTTCGTCTGCGCCATGGAACGGGTGCTTGACGTCTACCAACGCCCGTACGACCCAGCCCAGCCAGTCGTGTGCCTGGATGAGTCGCCCAAGCAATTACTACGCGAAAGCCGCGTGCCACTCCCGCTGCCCGATGGCAGCACCCGCTACGACTGCGAGTACCACCGCCAGGGCGTGGCCCAGGTGTATATGCTGCACGAGCCGCTGGCCGGTCGCCGCCGGGTGCAGGTCGAAGACCGCCATGACCGACTCACGTTTGCCCGGGCGGTAGCCCGCCTGCTGGAGGAGGACTACGCCCAAGCGACGCGCGTGACGCTGGTGCTCGACAATTTGTCGGCGCACCAGCCCGCCGCTTTTTACGAGATTTTTGACCCGGTACGGGCGCACGCCCTGTTGCAGCGCGTGGAATTTGTGTTCACCCCCAAGCATGGCTCGTGGCTCAACATGGCTGAAATCGAGTTTGCCGCCCTGCTCACCCACGGCCTGCCGCAGCGCGTGCCCGACCGGCCGACGCTGGAAGCGCACTGCTACGCTTGGCAACTAGCGCGCAACCAACTGGGGGCACCCACCAACTGGCAGTTTACAACCGAGAAGGCCCGCATCAAACTCAAACGGTTGTACCCGACAACCGGCTAG
- a CDS encoding transposase produces the protein MEAEKSAGKRPRTKYDAAFRSEAVRRVNQDGQMAARVAQALGMSEAVLGKWVRAARAQAVRPVGSEALEQENKQLRAQLARAEMERDILKKALTIFSQPTGR, from the coding sequence ATGGAAGCAGAAAAATCAGCCGGTAAACGGCCACGAACCAAGTATGATGCAGCGTTTCGGAGCGAGGCGGTCCGCCGCGTGAACCAAGATGGGCAGATGGCGGCGCGGGTCGCCCAGGCGTTGGGCATGAGCGAGGCCGTGTTGGGCAAGTGGGTGCGGGCGGCCCGCGCGCAAGCCGTTCGTCCAGTGGGTAGCGAAGCGCTGGAGCAAGAAAACAAGCAGTTGCGGGCCCAACTGGCGCGCGCCGAAATGGAGCGCGACATTTTAAAAAAAGCGCTGACCATCTTTTCGCAACCGACGGGCCGATGA
- a CDS encoding methyltransferase — translation MDPTTSADPELRAVLHDKGYKVIANDFLNYRGDHFFDLIVMNPPFSNGDRHLLKAWDVVAAGGDVVCLLNTETLANPYTETRQLLARLIEDHGTSEALGAVFAEAERSTNVGVSLVRLHKPAKADRLTFKFTSRGRRGPELD, via the coding sequence TTGGACCCGACCACCTCAGCCGACCCCGAGCTGCGCGCCGTGCTGCACGACAAGGGCTACAAGGTCATCGCCAATGACTTTCTGAATTACCGGGGCGACCATTTCTTCGACTTAATCGTGATGAACCCGCCCTTCTCCAATGGCGACCGGCATTTGCTCAAGGCCTGGGACGTAGTAGCCGCCGGCGGCGACGTGGTGTGCCTGCTCAACACCGAAACGCTGGCCAACCCCTACACCGAAACCCGGCAGTTGCTGGCCCGCCTCATCGAGGACCACGGCACGAGCGAAGCGCTGGGGGCCGTTTTTGCCGAGGCTGAGCGCTCCACCAATGTAGGGGTAAGCCTGGTGCGCCTGCACAAGCCGGCCAAGGCCGACCGCCTCACCTTCAAGTTTACCAGCCGGGGCCGCCGGGGGCCGGAGCTGGACTAA
- a CDS encoding amidohydrolase family protein, which translates to MSDQTQATPAPPATGRRLTGIIDVHSHATFDIGAGPPRLNQPKWTAELALAMMDANEVAATVLTLPYAANKAEGAAARDIARRVNEQLAAVVQKYPTRFTALATVPGRDIDGTLAEMSYALDTLGLDGVSTETSINDVYLGDARYTPWFEEMNRRGTTLFAHPAFARASEPLSLGLNPSLLEFMFDSTRMLTNLVLTGTKERFSAINIITTHAGGTLPFLLTRLQTLTQAFGTGEGQVPLTPEQLRAGFASFYYDLTAATSPAQLYALAQLVPPARLLMGFDLPFMPDWSFAPTRHDVENWSGFADADLPLVAHDNALGLFPGLAGRLA; encoded by the coding sequence ATGTCTGACCAAACCCAAGCTACCCCGGCCCCCCCGGCGACCGGCCGCCGGCTGACCGGCATCATCGACGTGCACTCGCACGCCACCTTCGACATTGGCGCGGGCCCCCCGCGGCTGAACCAGCCCAAATGGACGGCGGAGCTGGCCCTGGCCATGATGGACGCCAACGAGGTAGCCGCCACGGTGCTGACCTTACCCTACGCCGCCAACAAGGCCGAAGGTGCCGCGGCCCGCGACATTGCCCGCCGCGTGAACGAGCAGCTGGCCGCCGTGGTGCAGAAATACCCGACCCGCTTCACGGCCCTGGCCACGGTGCCGGGCCGCGACATCGACGGCACCCTGGCCGAGATGAGCTACGCCCTCGACACGCTGGGCCTGGACGGCGTCTCGACCGAAACGAGCATCAACGACGTGTACCTGGGCGATGCCCGCTACACCCCCTGGTTCGAGGAAATGAACCGGCGAGGCACCACCCTTTTCGCGCATCCGGCTTTCGCACGGGCCTCCGAGCCGCTCAGCCTGGGCCTGAACCCGTCCCTGCTGGAGTTCATGTTTGACAGTACCCGGATGCTGACCAACCTGGTGCTGACCGGCACGAAGGAAAGATTCTCGGCCATCAACATCATCACGACCCACGCGGGCGGCACGCTGCCCTTCCTGCTCACCCGCCTGCAAACCTTGACCCAGGCCTTCGGCACGGGCGAAGGGCAGGTGCCGCTGACGCCCGAGCAGCTGCGCGCCGGCTTCGCCTCGTTCTACTACGACCTGACGGCCGCCACTTCTCCGGCCCAGCTCTACGCCCTGGCGCAGCTGGTGCCGCCCGCGCGCCTGCTCATGGGCTTCGACCTGCCGTTCATGCCGGACTGGTCCTTTGCTCCCACCCGCCATGACGTAGAAAACTGGTCGGGCTTCGCCGATGCCGACCTGCCGCTGGTAGCGCACGACAACGCCCTGGGGCTGTTCCCCGGCCTAGCCGGGCGGCTGGCGTAG
- a CDS encoding amidohydrolase family protein produces MKIIGLEEHFWTPELADALTSLPPEQQDDVLKGYPQDFKDKLADLGEGRLRHMDLIGLDMMVLSVSSPGAQGLPPAQAVALARQANDRLAAAVKAHPDRFAGFATLPTPDPAAAVRELERAVQELGFKGALINGRTGDKYLDHPDFRPLLAKAAELDVPIYLHPQIAPKPVRALYYDGFDPELSIAFASSGWGWHLDAGIGALRLILSGVFDELPSLQFILGHWGEMVTFYLDRANDMSARLAQAGRKKSVAEYFRQNFYLTSSGLFVTPYLQRALNVMGADRVMFSSDYPFRYFPDGTARSFLEQAPISFDDKAKIGHLNAERLLKLK; encoded by the coding sequence ATGAAAATCATTGGTTTAGAAGAACATTTCTGGACGCCTGAGCTGGCCGACGCCCTCACCAGCCTGCCGCCCGAGCAGCAGGACGACGTGCTAAAGGGCTATCCGCAGGACTTCAAAGACAAGCTGGCCGACCTGGGAGAGGGCCGGCTGCGGCACATGGACCTCATCGGGCTCGACATGATGGTGCTCTCGGTGTCGTCGCCGGGGGCGCAGGGCCTACCCCCCGCCCAGGCGGTGGCGCTGGCCCGGCAGGCCAACGACCGCCTGGCCGCCGCCGTCAAGGCCCACCCCGACCGTTTCGCCGGCTTCGCCACGCTGCCCACGCCTGACCCGGCCGCCGCCGTGCGGGAGCTGGAGCGCGCCGTGCAAGAGCTGGGCTTCAAGGGGGCCCTGATAAACGGGCGCACCGGCGACAAGTACCTCGACCACCCCGACTTTCGGCCCCTGCTGGCCAAGGCCGCCGAGTTGGACGTGCCCATCTACCTGCACCCGCAAATCGCGCCCAAGCCGGTGCGCGCCCTCTACTACGACGGCTTCGACCCCGAGCTGAGCATCGCCTTCGCCAGCAGCGGTTGGGGCTGGCACCTCGACGCGGGCATCGGGGCGTTGCGCCTGATTCTGTCCGGCGTGTTCGACGAGCTGCCCAGTTTGCAGTTCATCCTGGGGCACTGGGGTGAGATGGTGACCTTCTACCTCGACCGGGCCAACGACATGAGCGCCCGGCTGGCCCAGGCGGGCCGGAAAAAATCGGTGGCCGAGTATTTCCGCCAGAACTTCTACCTCACCAGCAGCGGCCTCTTCGTCACGCCCTACTTGCAGCGCGCGCTGAACGTGATGGGGGCCGACCGGGTCATGTTTTCCTCGGATTATCCCTTCCGGTATTTCCCCGACGGCACGGCCCGCAGCTTCCTGGAGCAAGCCCCGATTTCGTTTGATGACAAGGCCAAAATCGGCCACCTCAACGCCGAGCGCCTGCTCAAGCTGAAGTAG